From Nitrospinota bacterium, a single genomic window includes:
- the gspE gene encoding type II secretion system ATPase GspE, translating into MAGSPFNALRLGELLIKKGLISAEELERALKEQRVVEQPLGRTLVVMGFLTEIQLLTALAQHFGVPFLPDGLYPDKPLEGVAFPVKYMKEYGFAPLKAEDNTLTIVMADPSNTSIINELKTAIGYKKIEVYLGAESDIAAAIDRYYGEGSTTIGDIVESVPIEGEEWDLLEDDHDISHLRDMALEAPVIRIVNLLISQAIERGASDVHIEPFEGVLKVRYRIDGILHDVESPPKRLQDAIISRVKIMSKLNIAERRLPQDGRIKLKVTGRDIDLRVSTIPTLSGESVVMRILDSATLVLSLEKLGFSPGILRQFESLVRRPYGIVLVTGPTGSGKTTTLYAALDKINSPDKKIITIEDPVEYNLRGINQIQVKPAIGLTFANGLRSIVRQDPDIIMIGEIRDPETAEIAIQSALTGHLVFSTIHTNDAAGGITRLLDMGMENYLLASSIMGILAQRLVRLNCQSCKRGEQTSPELLQEAGLPATEPFVAYEGTGCEACGQTGYRGRIGIFELLPIDEDIRVPILEKTSSTIIKQQAVSKGMVTLRGDGLEKVRAGLTSIAEVLRVTQDEEATMVGA; encoded by the coding sequence AAATCCAACTCCTCACTGCCCTGGCCCAGCATTTCGGGGTCCCTTTCCTGCCGGACGGTCTCTATCCCGACAAGCCCTTGGAAGGTGTTGCCTTTCCTGTCAAGTACATGAAGGAGTATGGCTTCGCCCCCCTCAAGGCTGAAGACAATACCCTCACGATCGTCATGGCTGACCCCTCCAACACGTCAATTATCAATGAGTTGAAGACCGCCATCGGATACAAGAAGATCGAGGTCTACCTCGGTGCGGAGAGCGATATCGCCGCTGCCATCGATCGCTATTACGGTGAGGGCTCGACGACAATCGGCGATATTGTCGAAAGCGTGCCCATCGAAGGCGAAGAGTGGGACCTGCTCGAGGACGACCATGACATCAGCCACCTGAGAGACATGGCCCTTGAGGCCCCCGTCATCCGGATCGTCAACCTCCTCATCTCCCAGGCAATCGAGCGGGGCGCCAGCGACGTTCACATCGAGCCCTTCGAAGGGGTTCTCAAGGTCCGCTACCGCATCGATGGCATCCTCCACGACGTGGAGAGCCCCCCCAAGCGGCTCCAGGACGCTATCATCTCTAGAGTCAAGATTATGAGCAAGCTCAACATCGCCGAGCGGCGTCTGCCTCAGGACGGTCGGATCAAGCTCAAGGTCACCGGTCGAGATATTGACCTGCGGGTCTCGACGATCCCAACCCTGAGCGGCGAGAGCGTGGTCATGCGAATCCTCGACAGCGCCACTCTGGTCCTGAGCCTGGAGAAACTCGGGTTCTCGCCCGGAATTCTGCGGCAGTTCGAGTCTCTCGTCCGCCGGCCTTACGGCATCGTCTTGGTCACCGGGCCTACGGGCAGCGGTAAAACAACCACTCTCTATGCCGCACTGGATAAAATCAACTCCCCGGACAAGAAGATCATCACCATCGAAGACCCTGTCGAGTACAACCTGAGGGGGATCAACCAGATTCAGGTCAAGCCTGCCATTGGGCTCACCTTCGCAAACGGGCTACGCTCCATCGTTCGCCAGGACCCGGACATCATCATGATCGGTGAGATTCGCGACCCCGAGACGGCCGAGATAGCCATCCAGTCGGCCTTGACGGGCCACCTGGTTTTCTCAACCATTCACACCAACGACGCAGCAGGGGGGATCACCCGACTCTTAGATATGGGGATGGAAAATTACCTGCTGGCTTCCTCAATTATGGGCATCCTTGCCCAGCGGCTGGTTCGGCTCAACTGCCAGAGCTGCAAGAGGGGAGAGCAGACCTCTCCGGAATTGCTCCAGGAGGCCGGATTGCCGGCTACAGAGCCCTTCGTGGCTTACGAAGGAACAGGTTGCGAGGCGTGCGGCCAAACGGGCTACCGGGGCCGCATCGGAATATTCGAGCTCCTCCCCATAGACGAGGACATCCGGGTCCCGATTCTGGAGAAAACCTCATCGACCATTATCAAACAACAAGCGGTCTCCAAGGGCATGGTGACCCTCCGGGGCGATGGGCTCGAAAAAGTCCGGGCGGGGCTAACGAGTATCGCCGAGGTCCTGCGGGTCACGCAGGACGAAGAAGCCACCATGGTCGGCGCTTGA